The following are encoded together in the Phaseolus vulgaris cultivar G19833 chromosome 9, P. vulgaris v2.0, whole genome shotgun sequence genome:
- the LOC137820181 gene encoding uncharacterized protein yields MMECNKDEAVRAKEIAERKFSEREYVGAKKFALKAQNLYPDLEDITQLLTTIDIYISAENKVSGEMDWYGILGVSPFADEDTVRKQYRKLALTLHPDKNKSLGAEGAFKLVSEAWSLLSDKTKRLEYNQKRSLKGFQHNTSNHVGSKSDAPNANGFYNLKKNVTSNVRTGNNNGRAPSTAVPPSHKKADTFWTICNRCRTHYEYLRIYLNHTLLCPNCNEAFVAVERGPPPNVFKPPNWSSHQQRHQNSQHSTGSNNTNFQWGSHNRMASFGSTDGSTSVAAQAASVVQQASEKVRREGSFHKAEKPMKKRRTDDIRINGYQGYMANHMTGGHGAAGLGSFSESGKANVEAERNHGFSGLPGKHYSTRELSMFEMRNMLMDKSRNEIIKKLQEWKSMAEAKINMDKENKRQKSAFNGKTTGSEKLRGPSVNGNRHPNIDSFPVRSDDTLQKNQAYVTINVPDPDFHNFDLDRDESSFVEDQVWAAYDDDDGMPRYYARIHKVISIKPFKMRISWLNSRSNSELGPMDWVGSGFYKTCGDFRTGKHEISESLNSFSHKVRWTKGTRGVVRIFPGKGEVWALYRDWSPDWNEHTPDEVIHKYDMVEVLEDFNEEQGIMVTPLVKVAGFRTVFQRHADRVQERRILKEEMFRFSHQVPNYLLTGQEAQNAPKGCRELDPAATPLDLLQITTEANETSNNA; encoded by the coding sequence ATGATGGAATGCAACAAAGATGAAGCAGTTAGGGCCAAAGAAATAGCTGAGAGGAAATTTTCAGAAAGGGAATATGTTGGTGCAAAGAAATTTGCTCTCAAGGCTCAAAATCTGTATCCTGATTTGGAGGATATTACCCAGCTTTTGACAACAATTGATATCTATATATCTGCTGAGAATAAAGTAAGCGGAGAAATGGATTGGTATGGTATACTTGGAGTGAGCCCCTTTGCTGATGAAGATACTGTCAGGAAGCAATACAGGAAGCTGGCTCTCACCCTCCACCCTGACAAAAACAAGTCTTTGGGTGCAGAGGGTGCATTTAAGCTGGTTTCAGAGGCATGGAGTTTGTTATCAGATAAGACCAAGAGACTCGAATATAACCAGAAGAGGAGTTTGAAAGGATTCCAGCATAACACTTCCAACCATGTTGGATCTAAATCAGATGCACCCAATGCAAAtggtttttataatttaaagaaGAATGTAACTTCAAATGTCAGGACTGGAAATAATAATGGTCGGGCCCCTTCAACTGCAGTTCCTCCTTCACATAAAAAGGCTGATACCTTTTGGACTATCTGCAATCGGTGCAGGACACATTATGAATATCTCAGGATTTATTTGAATCACACCCTTTTATGTCCAAACTGTAATGAAGCTTTTGTTGCTGTCGAGAGGGGTCCACCACCAAACGTTTTTAAGCCACCAAATTGGTCTTCTCATCAACAACGGCATCAAAATTCTCAACACTCTACTGGAAGTAATAATACAAACTTTCAGTGGGGTTCTCACAATAGAATGGCTAGTTTTGGTAGCACAGACGGATCAACATCTGTTGCAGCTCAAGCTGCAAGTGTTGTGCAGCAGGCAAGTGAGAAAGTAAGGAGAGAGGGTTCTTTTCACAAAGCTGAAAAACCTATGAAAAAAAGAAGGACAGATGATATTCGCATTAATGGCTATCAAGGATACATGGCTAATCATATGACTGGGGGACACGGAGCAGCTGGTTTGGGCAGCTTTTCTGAATCAGGAAAGGCTAACGTGGAAGCAGAAAGGAATCATGGTTTTTCAGGTCTGCCTGGAAAGCATTACAGCACAAGGGAATTGTCGATGTTTGAAATGCGAAACATGTTGATGGACAAGTCACGCAATGAAATTAttaagaaacttcaagaatggAAATCAATGGCTGAAGCTAAGATTAACATGGATAAGGAGAATAAGAGACAGAAAAGCGCATTTAATGGCAAAACAACTGGTTCAGAAAAGCTGAGAGGGCCTTCTGTCAATGGTAACAGGCATCCAAACATTGATTCTTTCCCTGTCAGAAGTGATGATACACTTCAGAAGAACCAAGCTTATGTTACCATCAATGTTCCAGACCCTGATTTTCATAACTTTGATTTGGACAGAGATGAAAGTTCCTTTGTGGAAGACCAGGTGTGGGCTGcgtatgatgatgatgatggaatGCCTCGATATTATGCTAGAATTCACAAGGTGATCTCTATAAAGCCATTTAAAATGCGGATCAGTTGGCTTAATTCTCGAAGCAACAGCGAATTGGGCCCAATGGATTGGGTGGGCTCTGGTTTTTATAAGACTTGTGGGGATTTCAGAACTGGCAAGCATGAAATATCTGAATCATTAAATTCTTTCTCTCACAAGGTTAGGTGGACAAAAGGCACGAGAGGTGTTGTTCGCATCTTTCCTGGAAAGGGGGAAGTGTGGGCTCTTTACAGGGACTGGTCTCCTGATTGGAATGAACATACCCCAGATGAAGTGATACACAAGTATGATATGGTGGAGGTTCTCGAAGATTTCAATGAAGAACAGGGCATCATGGTTACCCCTCTTGTTAAGGTTGCTGGTTTTAGGACTGTGTTTCAAAGGCATGCGGATCGTGTTCAGGAGAGGAGGATTCTTAAAGAAGAAATGTTTCGATTCTCTCATCAGGTTCCTAATTACCTGTTAACAGGCCAAGAAGCTCAGAATGCTCCAAAGGGTTGTCGAGAGTTGGATCCAGCCGCTACTCCTTTAGACCTCCTTCAGATAACGACAGAAGCTAATGAGACATCAAATAATGCTTAG